From one Comamonas piscis genomic stretch:
- the purM gene encoding phosphoribosylformylglycinamidine cyclo-ligase gives MSSSNSSTPLSYKDAGVDIDAGDALVERIKPLAKKTMREGVMAGIGGFGALFEVPKRYKEPVLVSGTDGVGTKLRLAFEWNMHDTVGIDLVAMSVNDVLVQGAEPLFFLDYFACGKLDVDTAAAVVGGIAKGCELSGCALIGGETAEMPGMYPDGEYDLAGFAVGAVEKSKILTGQNVQAGDVVLGLASHGVHSNGFSLVRKCIERAESQGGLPETLDGKPFKNAIMEPTRLYVLNVLKVLASQPIKALAHITGGGLLENIPRVLPDGLGAHLVKGSWPQTELFAWLQKTAGIDDIEMNRTFNNGIGMVVVVPAESAQAVQDAFAALGEQVWSIGSIGARGADAAVTVR, from the coding sequence ATGAGCTCCTCCAATTCCTCCACCCCCCTCTCATACAAAGATGCTGGCGTTGATATTGACGCAGGCGACGCGCTGGTCGAGCGCATCAAGCCGCTGGCCAAGAAAACCATGCGCGAAGGCGTGATGGCAGGTATTGGTGGTTTTGGCGCGCTGTTTGAAGTGCCCAAGCGCTACAAAGAGCCGGTGCTGGTATCCGGCACAGACGGCGTGGGCACCAAGCTGCGCCTGGCATTTGAATGGAATATGCATGACACCGTGGGCATTGACCTGGTGGCCATGAGCGTCAACGACGTGCTGGTGCAAGGCGCCGAGCCGCTGTTCTTCCTCGACTACTTTGCCTGCGGCAAGCTCGATGTCGACACCGCAGCGGCGGTGGTCGGTGGCATTGCCAAGGGCTGCGAGCTGTCGGGCTGCGCGCTGATTGGTGGCGAAACCGCCGAGATGCCGGGCATGTACCCCGATGGCGAGTACGACCTGGCCGGCTTCGCCGTTGGCGCTGTCGAGAAAAGCAAGATCCTGACCGGCCAGAACGTGCAAGCTGGCGACGTGGTGCTGGGCCTGGCCTCGCATGGCGTGCATTCCAACGGCTTCTCGCTGGTGCGCAAGTGCATCGAGCGCGCCGAAAGCCAAGGCGGACTGCCCGAGACCCTGGACGGCAAGCCTTTCAAGAACGCCATCATGGAGCCCACGCGCCTCTATGTGCTCAACGTGCTGAAGGTGTTGGCATCGCAGCCTATCAAGGCGCTGGCTCACATCACCGGTGGCGGCCTGCTGGAGAACATCCCCCGCGTGCTGCCTGACGGCCTGGGCGCGCACCTGGTCAAGGGCAGCTGGCCCCAGACCGAGCTGTTTGCCTGGCTGCAAAAGACTGCCGGCATCGACGACATCGAGATGAACCGCACGTTCAACAACGGTATCGGCATGGTGGTGGTCGTTCCTGCAGAAAGCGCACAAGCGGTGCAAGACGCTTTTGCCGCGCTTGGTGAACAAGTGTGGTCGATTGGCAGCATTGGCGCTCGCGGCGCGGATGCCGCCGTCACGGTGCGCTAA
- a CDS encoding SirB1 family protein: METMALAAHLGAGNVCEGAAVGMCMDFRFSIPTPLEHFESLVSSDDGFPLLEAAAAVACIEYPQLDTQQVLNEVDQLLGQLMESRDANSRSALTRLKALNHRFYVDWGFQGNSNDFYALDNSCLNAVLHRRRGIPVSLAVIWLELASALQLPAHGICFPGHFLLKVSVAEGQIVLDPLSGQSFSSNMLAEMLEPMQKAFHRVDEDDVPLGLYLQAASPRDIIVRMLSNLKEVYRSDKSWAKLIEVQNRLLVLQPSEWTELRDRGLAYAELGVHDRAREDLQQYLNQTGSPADAAHIRAALLDLQRM, from the coding sequence ATGGAAACCATGGCACTGGCAGCGCACCTGGGTGCCGGCAATGTATGCGAAGGCGCTGCAGTTGGGATGTGTATGGACTTCCGCTTTTCTATCCCCACACCGTTGGAGCATTTCGAATCGCTGGTCAGCAGTGACGATGGCTTTCCGCTGCTCGAAGCCGCCGCTGCGGTGGCCTGCATCGAATACCCCCAGCTCGATACCCAGCAAGTCTTGAACGAGGTTGATCAGCTGCTGGGCCAACTGATGGAAAGCCGCGATGCCAACAGCCGCAGTGCCCTGACCCGGCTCAAGGCCCTGAACCATCGCTTCTACGTCGATTGGGGTTTTCAGGGCAATTCCAACGACTTTTATGCGCTGGACAACAGCTGCCTCAACGCAGTGTTGCACCGCCGGCGCGGCATCCCCGTGTCGCTGGCGGTTATCTGGCTGGAGCTGGCCTCGGCTTTGCAGCTGCCAGCGCATGGCATCTGTTTTCCAGGTCATTTTTTGCTCAAGGTCAGCGTGGCAGAAGGGCAGATCGTGCTCGATCCGCTGTCGGGCCAGTCCTTTTCCAGCAATATGCTGGCGGAGATGCTTGAGCCCATGCAAAAGGCGTTTCACCGCGTCGATGAAGACGATGTGCCGCTGGGCTTGTACCTGCAGGCCGCCAGCCCGCGCGACATCATTGTGCGCATGCTCTCCAACCTCAAGGAGGTCTACCGCAGCGATAAAAGCTGGGCCAAGTTGATCGAGGTGCAAAACCGCCTGCTGGTGCTGCAGCCCAGCGAGTGGACGGAATTGCGCGATCGGGGGCTCGCCTATGCGGAGCTGGGCGTGCATGACCGCGCCCGAGAAGACCTGCAGCAGTACCTGAACCAGACTGGCAGCCCTGCAGATGCTGCCCATATACGTGCCGCTCTGTTAGATCTGCAACGAATGTAA
- a CDS encoding AI-2E family transporter, translated as MQPDSATPSSNSPGQPASGIKDLPHLWRPPPAHWGVRVASYVLMGAGLLLIMLNGLLVGLLAACAGYTFTLFLVLKIRELSRVPTALNTPPPLWMEYLAVTIVLVVPVVLVTLGLIHSQGYLLNAPQQYREMLVSMAKTLLDLRSKLPPELANVLPDGVQDLQQRAAEYLGTKAGAIANMGRLWLTGLLYVFVGLLIGSLAAVRHSRHSHAPLAYQLQLRVQRFGDAFRQIVAAQFWIALFNTILTAIFLLGILPLINMRLPYSGALIMLTFFGGLIPIVGNLVCNAVITTVGLSVSPLTAVACLAFLVLIHKAEYLINAKVVGAKTHMGVWELLSVMFVAEAIFGPAGLVAAPLFYAYLKKELFAARLI; from the coding sequence ATGCAACCGGATTCTGCAACGCCTTCGTCCAACAGCCCTGGCCAGCCGGCCAGCGGCATCAAGGACCTGCCTCACCTGTGGCGCCCTCCCCCGGCGCACTGGGGAGTGCGCGTAGCATCCTATGTGCTGATGGGCGCCGGGCTGCTGCTGATCATGCTCAACGGCTTGCTGGTGGGCCTGCTGGCCGCCTGTGCCGGCTACACCTTCACCTTGTTCCTGGTGCTCAAGATCCGCGAGCTGAGCCGGGTACCCACCGCACTGAACACGCCGCCGCCATTGTGGATGGAATACCTGGCCGTCACCATCGTGCTGGTCGTGCCCGTGGTGCTGGTCACCCTGGGCCTCATCCATTCGCAAGGCTATTTGCTCAATGCGCCGCAGCAGTACCGCGAGATGCTGGTATCGATGGCCAAAACCCTGCTGGACCTGCGCAGCAAGCTGCCGCCCGAGCTGGCCAATGTGCTGCCTGATGGCGTGCAGGATCTGCAGCAGCGGGCAGCCGAGTACCTGGGCACGAAGGCCGGCGCCATCGCCAATATGGGCCGACTCTGGCTCACCGGCCTGCTCTATGTGTTTGTGGGTCTGTTGATTGGCTCGCTGGCCGCTGTGCGCCACAGCCGCCATTCCCATGCCCCCCTGGCCTACCAGCTGCAGCTGCGCGTGCAACGCTTTGGTGATGCCTTCCGCCAGATTGTGGCGGCCCAGTTCTGGATCGCGCTGTTCAACACCATCCTGACCGCCATCTTCTTGCTGGGCATTCTGCCGCTGATCAATATGCGCCTGCCTTACAGCGGCGCACTGATCATGCTGACCTTCTTTGGCGGGCTGATTCCCATCGTCGGCAACCTGGTCTGCAATGCGGTCATCACCACCGTCGGCCTGTCGGTTTCACCGCTGACGGCCGTGGCCTGCCTGGCGTTTTTGGTGCTGATCCACAAGGCCGAGTACTTGATCAACGCCAAGGTCGTTGGCGCCAAGACGCATATGGGCGTCTGGGAACTGCTGTCGGTGATGTTTGTAGCAGAGGCCATTTTTGGCCCTGCCGGGCTGGTGGCTGCGCCGCTGTTCTACGCCTATCTGAAAAAAGAGCTGTTTGCGGCTCGGTTGATCTAG
- the ppk2 gene encoding polyphosphate kinase 2, which produces MHKIARDVMDDYDESLELEMEDGMLGAPFAAGMTEHDYQYFRELLRLQGELVKLQDWVQHTGQKVVVLFEGRDAAGKGGVIKRITQRLNPRVVRVAALPAPNDRERTQWYFQRYVAHLPAAGEIVLFDRSWYNRAGVEKVMGFCTNDQYEEFFRTVPDFEKMLVSSGILLVKYWFSITDEEQHLRFLGRIHDPLKQWKLSPMDLQSRVRWEEYTKAKEVMLERTHIPEAPWWLVHADDKKKARLNCIAHFLAQVPYADVDHENVVLPERIRHPDYSRLPVPASMYVPEVY; this is translated from the coding sequence ATGCACAAGATTGCGCGTGATGTGATGGATGACTATGACGAGTCTCTGGAGCTCGAGATGGAGGACGGCATGCTGGGCGCGCCGTTCGCCGCTGGAATGACAGAACACGACTACCAGTACTTTCGCGAGCTATTGAGGCTGCAAGGGGAACTGGTCAAGCTGCAGGACTGGGTGCAGCACACCGGCCAAAAGGTGGTTGTGCTGTTCGAAGGCCGGGACGCAGCGGGCAAAGGCGGTGTGATCAAGCGCATCACCCAGCGCCTGAACCCGCGTGTGGTGCGTGTAGCAGCCTTGCCGGCCCCCAATGACCGCGAGCGTACGCAGTGGTATTTCCAGCGCTATGTGGCGCATTTGCCTGCAGCTGGCGAGATCGTGCTGTTTGACCGCAGCTGGTACAACCGCGCTGGTGTCGAGAAGGTCATGGGTTTTTGCACCAATGACCAGTACGAAGAGTTCTTCCGCACGGTGCCCGACTTTGAGAAGATGCTGGTCAGCTCGGGTATCTTGCTGGTCAAGTACTGGTTCTCGATCACCGATGAAGAGCAGCATCTGCGCTTCCTGGGCCGTATCCATGACCCGCTCAAGCAGTGGAAGCTCTCTCCGATGGACCTGCAAAGCCGCGTCCGCTGGGAAGAGTACACCAAGGCCAAGGAAGTGATGCTGGAGCGCACCCACATCCCCGAGGCACCCTGGTGGCTGGTGCATGCTGATGACAAGAAGAAAGCGCGTTTGAACTGCATTGCGCACTTCTTGGCCCAGGTGCCGTACGCCGATGTAGACCATGAGAACGTAGTGCTGCCCGAGCGCATACGCCATCCGGATTACAGCCGCCTTCCTGTTCCCGCTTCTATGTACGTTCCAGAAGTTTATTAA